The following are encoded together in the Flavihumibacter fluvii genome:
- a CDS encoding T9SS type A sorting domain-containing protein, producing MNKLYTLVSPGSFRCWLCCLLFFVTTAALAQPKVGYSYVNITKKTVGGTVEPGDVLEVRYSVMFPWGFNAANNRRVYRVRYYDNVPSNTTMLTGGTDRLRIITNEGTTFYQYTLATGDDAGNYKATAVAPEYKIRINIGGPLGLAPTAPANNLTTDLTGGGTINLTASGTGDQPKWWTGHLFSTSFRVQVSGTYGQTITMGGGRLYYSLLSNGSGATFLPVPTYTIMIAKDDALCDNKVGSNFAAESGGTFGNAAGLNRAAGPAFPVPSYSYVNNVSASVAVNDGSYAIVNNTSPRSSTNTNARHIPNCGTGATAADDCNNRMFGGHWDIIGDHTGQTTGASNNPPASTTSSGYMLMVNSDMVTSEAYKQTINSLCPNTTYEFSAWVKNICSTCGSNANLVATNLPGVLPNLTFVLDGVDRYSTGEIAYGSSWVKKGFTFTTGPTQSSVTFSIRNNAQGGGGNDWVMDDISIASCTPNLIMKPYGNATVCYGNPVDFAADIESISSNYTHWRWEKSNDGGTNWINETSGTGTPVLASGKYTYTVDHPSFTGDSSAHGDIIRLRVATTAGNLDDNSCSFLASTQVVILVNNCQNVLSSDITQFKAQQINAGVSLRWAAVNEMAGLKYQIEKSTDQRNWKKLPVVSAKVTAGQNNYTELDPGTLSQTTHYRISMVLNDKIKYTHQVTVQPNSSVPSGLTIKTIQNPFSNSLPFELVVPENGEVNIMLFDLYGKPQKQLNWKVSRGSNRLNLSETSTLSAGNYILMVRFNDQVAQKKVLKMN from the coding sequence ATGAATAAATTATACACATTGGTATCACCAGGTTCTTTCAGGTGCTGGCTTTGTTGTTTGTTGTTTTTCGTCACAACAGCAGCGCTCGCACAACCGAAAGTGGGATACTCATACGTTAACATCACTAAAAAAACCGTAGGCGGCACCGTTGAGCCGGGCGATGTTCTTGAAGTACGGTATAGTGTTATGTTCCCCTGGGGATTTAATGCAGCTAACAATCGCCGGGTATATAGGGTCCGCTATTACGATAATGTTCCGAGCAATACAACCATGTTGACCGGCGGTACCGATCGTCTCAGGATTATTACCAATGAAGGCACTACCTTTTACCAGTATACCCTTGCGACAGGTGATGATGCCGGAAATTACAAAGCGACTGCGGTTGCTCCGGAATATAAGATCCGGATCAATATAGGCGGCCCGCTGGGATTAGCGCCTACAGCCCCGGCCAATAATTTAACGACCGACCTTACCGGGGGCGGAACGATTAACCTGACTGCATCCGGAACCGGCGACCAGCCCAAATGGTGGACGGGTCACTTGTTTTCCACTTCCTTCAGGGTGCAGGTTTCAGGAACATATGGACAAACCATCACCATGGGTGGCGGCAGGTTATATTATTCCCTGTTATCAAACGGATCCGGGGCTACCTTCCTGCCGGTACCTACTTATACCATTATGATCGCCAAGGATGATGCCCTTTGTGATAATAAGGTTGGATCGAATTTCGCCGCAGAATCCGGGGGTACATTCGGAAATGCAGCCGGACTAAACCGCGCAGCCGGACCGGCCTTCCCGGTTCCTTCCTATTCCTATGTAAATAATGTCAGCGCTTCTGTTGCGGTTAATGATGGCAGTTATGCAATTGTTAATAATACCAGTCCCAGGTCGAGCACCAACACCAACGCCCGTCATATACCCAACTGTGGAACAGGCGCAACTGCTGCAGATGATTGTAACAACAGGATGTTTGGTGGCCATTGGGATATCATTGGTGACCATACCGGGCAAACCACCGGAGCAAGTAATAACCCGCCAGCTTCAACGACCAGTTCAGGTTATATGCTGATGGTGAATTCGGATATGGTAACCTCAGAAGCCTATAAACAAACAATCAATAGTCTTTGTCCGAATACCACCTACGAATTTTCTGCCTGGGTGAAGAATATCTGTTCCACTTGTGGTTCTAACGCTAACCTGGTAGCAACAAACCTGCCGGGAGTATTACCTAACCTCACGTTTGTTTTGGATGGGGTTGACAGGTATAGTACCGGGGAGATCGCTTATGGCAGCAGTTGGGTAAAGAAAGGATTCACTTTTACAACTGGTCCTACACAATCTTCTGTTACATTTTCCATAAGGAATAATGCACAGGGCGGTGGTGGTAACGACTGGGTGATGGATGATATTTCCATCGCCAGCTGCACGCCCAACCTCATCATGAAACCATATGGAAACGCAACGGTTTGCTATGGCAACCCTGTTGATTTCGCTGCAGATATCGAAAGTATTTCCAGCAACTATACACACTGGCGCTGGGAAAAAAGTAATGATGGTGGAACAAACTGGATCAATGAAACATCTGGTACCGGAACCCCGGTGCTTGCATCCGGCAAATATACCTACACTGTTGACCATCCATCATTTACGGGTGACAGTTCCGCACATGGCGATATCATCAGGCTGAGGGTGGCAACAACTGCAGGCAACCTGGATGACAATAGTTGTTCTTTCCTGGCTTCAACACAGGTAGTCATCCTTGTAAACAATTGCCAGAACGTATTAAGCTCAGACATCACCCAGTTCAAAGCCCAGCAAATCAATGCCGGTGTCTCACTGCGATGGGCTGCGGTTAATGAAATGGCCGGACTAAAATACCAGATCGAAAAAAGTACTGACCAACGCAATTGGAAGAAGCTTCCGGTAGTATCCGCTAAAGTTACTGCAGGCCAGAATAATTACACTGAGCTTGATCCCGGAACATTGTCCCAAACTACCCATTACCGCATCAGTATGGTTTTGAATGACAAAATAAAATATACCCACCAGGTAACTGTACAACCAAATTCAAGTGTTCCGTCTGGCCTTACAATAAAAACCATTCAAAATCCGTTCTCCAATAGTTTACCATTCGAATTGGTGGTGCCAGAAAATGGAGAAGTGAATATCATGTTGTTTGATTTGTATGGTAAGCCGCAGAAACAGCTGAACTGGAAAGTATCGAGAGGCAGTAACCGGTTGAACCTTAGCGAAACCTCCACCTTATCGGCAGGTAACTATATCCTGATGGTAAGATTCAATGACCAGGTCGCACAGAAAAAAGTATTAAAAATGAATTAG
- a CDS encoding bifunctional UDP-N-acetylmuramoyl-tripeptide:D-alanyl-D-alanine ligase/alanine racemase: MNYAIHDIAKMINGVWLQRGDHGIVSHLLIDSRKLLYPDSSLFFALKSSSRDGHQFISRLYQQGVRHFVVSDEIDIKEYAGGNFLLVPDGLAALQALATEHRNRFAIPVIGITGSNGKTIVKEWLNQLLEPDLAVVRSPRSYNSQIGVPLSVWLMEPRHQLGIFEAGISQNGEMQSLQKIIQPTIGVFTNLGSAHSEGFYSMEEKLREKWLLFKHADVVIYKKGNPLVDELVEELVPSKQQLFSWGFDTEAGMCVKNLQKKENRSTCSIHFSGSAFTLDIPFADDASIENVLSCCATLLFLGVDPAVITGRIAQLHSVAMRLELKEGINHCSVINDSYSADLSSLVIALDFLSQQQQHRKKTVILSDIPQTALSTDQLYQRVAILLKHHGVKRLVAVGHEIGLHLDYFSACDIEVQSFVSTEAAIQHFDVLNFSDETILIKGARSFSFEDLSALLEMQVHQTVMEINLNAMLNNLKSYQGMLHPGTKMMAMVKAFSYGSGSFEIANLLQFHGVDYLAVAYTDEGVALRKAGIHLPIMVMNVASSGFNALVEYNLEPVLYSLDLYRKFEHFIRQEGIPQYAVHIEMETGMNRLGFSQQDIPVLLELLRLESFKIQSVFSHLAASEDPRYDAFTNEQVDRFLKFCAELETVVPYAFIKHIENTAAIFRKPQWQFGMVRLGIGLYGIDPSADGKLGLEEVSTLKTTIAQVKQLLPGETVGYGRRGIISRPSAIATVRIGYADGYPRVLGNGRGKMKVGNQLAPVIGSICMDMTMIDITGIEGVKEGDEVIVFGKGLPVLDLAEWAGTIPYEILTGISQRVKRIYYQD; this comes from the coding sequence GTGAACTATGCCATACACGATATTGCCAAAATGATCAACGGCGTCTGGTTGCAGCGGGGTGATCATGGCATTGTTTCACACCTGCTGATCGACAGCAGGAAACTGCTCTACCCGGATAGTAGTCTTTTTTTCGCCTTGAAAAGCAGCAGCAGGGATGGCCATCAATTCATTAGCCGGTTATACCAGCAAGGCGTCCGGCATTTTGTTGTGAGTGATGAGATCGATATTAAAGAATATGCCGGCGGTAATTTTTTATTGGTACCTGATGGATTAGCTGCATTGCAGGCTCTTGCAACAGAACACAGGAATCGTTTCGCCATCCCCGTTATAGGCATTACAGGCAGTAATGGTAAAACCATTGTAAAGGAATGGCTGAACCAGTTGCTCGAACCAGACCTGGCTGTGGTGCGCAGTCCCCGGAGTTATAATTCGCAAATTGGTGTTCCCTTGAGTGTTTGGCTGATGGAGCCCAGGCATCAGCTGGGAATTTTCGAAGCGGGCATTTCACAGAATGGCGAAATGCAGTCCTTGCAAAAGATCATCCAGCCTACTATTGGCGTTTTTACCAACCTGGGCTCAGCGCATTCAGAAGGATTTTATTCTATGGAAGAAAAGCTGCGGGAAAAATGGTTACTCTTTAAGCATGCTGATGTGGTCATCTATAAAAAAGGCAATCCACTGGTTGATGAACTGGTGGAAGAACTTGTGCCGTCGAAGCAGCAATTGTTTAGCTGGGGATTTGACACTGAAGCGGGTATGTGTGTTAAAAACCTGCAGAAGAAGGAGAACAGGTCAACCTGTTCCATTCATTTCTCCGGATCAGCATTTACACTGGACATTCCATTTGCGGATGATGCTTCCATTGAAAATGTTTTGTCCTGCTGTGCAACGCTGCTATTCCTTGGTGTTGATCCCGCTGTAATTACAGGCAGGATTGCCCAGCTGCACAGTGTGGCTATGCGTCTTGAATTAAAGGAGGGTATCAATCACTGTTCAGTGATCAATGACAGTTATTCAGCCGACCTCAGTTCCCTGGTGATTGCCCTTGATTTTTTATCGCAACAGCAACAGCATCGCAAGAAAACAGTCATCCTCTCCGATATACCGCAGACCGCTTTATCGACAGATCAATTGTACCAGCGCGTGGCTATTTTACTTAAACACCATGGTGTGAAAAGGTTGGTGGCTGTAGGCCATGAAATTGGACTACACCTTGATTATTTTTCAGCCTGCGATATCGAGGTGCAATCATTTGTTTCAACAGAAGCCGCTATACAACACTTTGATGTGTTGAATTTTTCAGATGAAACGATATTGATAAAAGGTGCCCGTTCTTTTTCTTTCGAGGACCTCAGTGCGTTATTGGAGATGCAGGTGCACCAGACGGTAATGGAGATTAACCTGAATGCCATGCTTAATAACCTGAAGTCTTACCAGGGAATGCTTCATCCCGGGACAAAGATGATGGCCATGGTAAAGGCGTTTTCTTATGGCAGCGGAAGTTTTGAGATAGCTAACCTCCTTCAGTTTCATGGGGTAGACTACCTTGCTGTGGCCTATACCGATGAAGGGGTGGCTTTGCGTAAAGCAGGTATCCACCTCCCGATTATGGTGATGAATGTAGCATCATCCGGCTTTAATGCACTGGTAGAATATAACCTGGAACCGGTATTGTATTCGCTGGACCTATATAGGAAATTCGAGCATTTTATCAGGCAGGAAGGCATCCCGCAATATGCCGTACATATTGAAATGGAGACGGGCATGAACCGGCTTGGATTTTCGCAGCAGGATATCCCGGTACTGCTTGAATTGCTGCGCCTGGAAAGTTTTAAGATTCAATCCGTCTTCAGTCACCTAGCTGCCAGTGAGGATCCCCGCTACGATGCGTTTACAAATGAACAGGTGGACCGTTTTTTGAAATTTTGCGCCGAACTGGAAACAGTGGTGCCCTATGCATTCATCAAACACATTGAGAACACCGCAGCCATATTTCGTAAGCCGCAATGGCAGTTCGGAATGGTTCGGTTGGGCATTGGACTGTATGGGATTGATCCTTCTGCAGATGGAAAACTGGGTTTGGAAGAAGTCTCCACATTAAAGACAACGATCGCCCAGGTCAAGCAGTTGTTACCCGGGGAAACTGTTGGTTATGGACGCAGGGGAATTATCTCCAGGCCTTCTGCTATCGCAACCGTCAGGATCGGGTATGCTGACGGTTATCCGAGGGTCTTGGGCAATGGCCGGGGAAAGATGAAGGTGGGGAATCAATTGGCCCCGGTTATAGGCAGTATTTGCATGGACATGACCATGATTGATATTACTGGTATCGAAGGGGTAAAGGAAGGTGACGAAGTGATCGTTTTTGGTAAGGGTTTACCGGTTTTGGATTTGGCGGAATGGGCCGGGACCATACCCTATGAGATCTTAACCGGCATTTCACAGAGAGTTAAAAGAATATATTATCAGGACTAG
- a CDS encoding enoyl-CoA hydratase/isomerase family protein — MYSTILTEVQDHIITVTINRPEKLNALNKLVIEELGQAIETIYADDSIKAAILTGAGPKSFVAGADISEFLELDGEGGQALAQKGQDLVFSKIENCPKPIIAAVNGFALGGGCELAMACHFRLASDNAKFGQPEVNLGLVPGYGGTQRLTQLIGKGKAMELMMTGAMINASEAKSLGLVNEVFPAEELLPKTIQLLKTITSKAPIAIAKVIELTNLAAIGHPDGLRKEVAAFGLLFDTRDAKEGARAFLDKRAPNFTGH; from the coding sequence ATGTATAGTACCATTCTTACTGAAGTACAGGACCATATTATCACAGTCACGATCAACCGGCCTGAGAAACTCAATGCGTTGAATAAATTGGTGATTGAAGAACTTGGACAGGCCATTGAGACCATATATGCAGACGATTCCATAAAGGCGGCCATCCTTACCGGTGCCGGACCAAAGAGCTTTGTGGCCGGCGCTGATATCAGCGAATTCCTGGAACTCGATGGCGAAGGTGGCCAGGCGCTTGCTCAAAAAGGCCAGGACCTTGTATTTTCGAAAATCGAGAACTGTCCAAAACCAATAATAGCTGCGGTGAATGGATTTGCATTGGGTGGTGGTTGCGAACTGGCCATGGCCTGCCATTTCAGGCTGGCCAGCGACAATGCAAAATTCGGCCAGCCCGAGGTAAATCTTGGGCTCGTTCCCGGGTACGGGGGAACGCAGCGGCTCACCCAGTTAATTGGTAAAGGAAAAGCCATGGAGTTGATGATGACCGGAGCAATGATCAATGCATCCGAGGCCAAATCACTGGGGCTGGTAAATGAAGTTTTCCCGGCGGAAGAACTTCTACCCAAAACCATTCAACTGTTAAAAACCATCACCAGCAAAGCGCCCATTGCCATCGCAAAAGTGATCGAACTGACTAACCTGGCCGCCATTGGCCATCCCGATGGATTGCGAAAAGAAGTGGCTGCATTCGGATTGCTGTTTGACACCCGGGATGCAAAGGAAGGTGCAAGGGCATTCCTGGATAAACGCGCGCCGAACTTTACCGGCCATTAA
- the gldG gene encoding gliding motility-associated ABC transporter substrate-binding protein GldG, with the protein MKQLLHSKYYWIFLLIAIVILNWLAGLWPVRADLTAEGRYTLSKPTRKLLSGLQEPVNIDVLLSGEMPAGFRKLSSSTNDLLEEFKTIGKSNIRFRFIKPGEGMNDTAKAVLYDSLYQLGLRPTNIKAQTKEGEAKEERLVFPGAVISLKGRTTAIDLLQGVSSEGGLESLNKAEALLEYKFANAIKQLQQDTVPMVGYLDGNGEPVSYQVFDLIDHVLKKNYAFRILPVDSVTIIPPVFKALIIVKPVKPFTDAQKLKLDQYVMQGGKIIWMIDNLYAEMDSLQRVQNEFIAFDRGLNLEDQLFKYGVRINQDLVQDLNADRIPSVVGSVGGKPQIQVLPWPYFPLLTNYSGHPVAKNLDYVLSQFPNSIDTVEAKGIRKTVLLATSPESRILATPARVSWQSIQSEADLRTFNKGAVPVAVLLEGNFPSLFNNRLSAEQKAEWQNAGQAISTLSVPNKMIVIADGDIALNAVTEKEGPLPMGMNAYTKYQYANREFIQNCIEYMVDESGILETRSKDFTLRLLDKKKLEEGKTRWQLINIALPVLIILAFGFIYQWLRKRRYQKKS; encoded by the coding sequence ATGAAGCAACTACTCCATTCAAAGTATTATTGGATATTCCTACTTATTGCTATTGTTATCCTTAACTGGCTGGCTGGATTATGGCCGGTACGGGCAGACCTGACTGCCGAAGGCCGGTACACCTTGTCAAAGCCAACCCGCAAGTTATTATCCGGTCTTCAGGAACCGGTAAACATTGATGTTTTGCTTAGCGGGGAAATGCCGGCGGGTTTCCGGAAATTATCTTCCAGTACCAATGATTTGCTGGAAGAATTCAAGACAATTGGTAAAAGCAATATTCGCTTCCGGTTTATCAAACCCGGCGAAGGAATGAATGACACGGCAAAAGCTGTTTTGTATGATTCACTCTATCAACTCGGACTAAGGCCTACAAACATTAAAGCACAAACGAAGGAAGGTGAGGCAAAAGAAGAGCGGCTGGTATTTCCTGGTGCTGTCATATCATTAAAAGGAAGAACCACGGCCATAGATCTTTTGCAGGGCGTCAGTTCTGAAGGTGGGTTGGAATCCCTTAACAAAGCAGAAGCCTTACTTGAATACAAATTTGCCAATGCGATCAAGCAATTGCAACAGGATACAGTTCCAATGGTGGGATACCTGGATGGGAATGGTGAACCGGTATCCTACCAGGTGTTTGACCTTATAGACCATGTACTGAAGAAAAATTACGCTTTTCGTATTCTTCCTGTTGACAGTGTAACTATCATCCCGCCTGTATTCAAAGCCCTGATCATTGTAAAACCAGTGAAGCCATTTACAGATGCGCAGAAATTAAAACTGGACCAGTATGTGATGCAGGGTGGAAAAATTATCTGGATGATCGATAACCTGTATGCAGAAATGGATAGCCTGCAACGGGTACAGAATGAATTCATTGCATTTGACCGCGGACTCAACCTGGAAGACCAGTTATTTAAATATGGGGTAAGAATCAACCAGGACCTCGTCCAGGACCTCAATGCCGACCGAATCCCTTCAGTGGTGGGAAGCGTTGGCGGCAAGCCTCAAATCCAGGTTTTACCATGGCCGTATTTCCCTTTACTTACCAATTATAGCGGCCACCCGGTTGCAAAGAACCTGGATTATGTATTGTCCCAGTTTCCCAATTCCATCGATACTGTAGAAGCGAAAGGGATACGGAAAACAGTCCTGCTTGCTACATCACCTGAATCCCGCATATTGGCCACACCCGCCAGGGTAAGCTGGCAGAGTATTCAATCAGAAGCAGACCTGCGAACCTTTAATAAAGGAGCAGTTCCGGTAGCCGTGTTACTGGAAGGGAATTTCCCCTCACTTTTTAATAACCGGTTGTCGGCTGAACAAAAAGCGGAATGGCAAAATGCCGGACAAGCCATCAGCACGCTTTCCGTTCCCAATAAGATGATTGTAATTGCCGATGGTGATATTGCCTTAAATGCAGTTACTGAAAAAGAAGGACCGCTCCCTATGGGGATGAATGCATATACAAAATACCAGTATGCCAACCGGGAATTCATACAGAACTGTATAGAATATATGGTTGACGAATCTGGTATACTGGAAACCCGCAGCAAGGACTTTACGCTGCGATTACTCGATAAGAAAAAATTAGAAGAAGGGAAAACCCGGTGGCAGTTGATCAATATCGCTTTACCTGTATTGATTATCCTGGCTTTCGGATTTATTTACCAATGGTTGCGTAAAAGACGATATCAAAAAAAATCATGA
- a CDS encoding lipoprotein signal peptidase, with amino-acid sequence MAKARNIIFLILLILVVDQVIKIWVKTHMPLSYHWDESHMAVTPYDGGIRPFGKNAEWCQIYFVENEGMAWGWKFGGAMGKMALTLFRMVAVVFGVWYIREILRKKYSPGFIVCVALIFAGALGNLIDSMFYGLIFESSTYTSVAAMFPDHGYAGFLHGKVVDMFYFPIIRSTYPGWFPFVGGDDFEFFSPVFNLADASISVGVITLLIFQKRFMLPVVEEADKSIETNTKVNDNVQVS; translated from the coding sequence ATGGCAAAGGCAAGAAATATAATTTTTTTGATATTGTTGATCCTGGTCGTGGACCAGGTTATTAAGATCTGGGTTAAAACCCATATGCCCCTGAGTTACCATTGGGATGAGTCGCATATGGCAGTGACGCCTTATGATGGCGGTATCAGGCCTTTTGGCAAAAATGCGGAATGGTGCCAGATTTATTTTGTTGAAAATGAAGGAATGGCCTGGGGTTGGAAATTTGGCGGCGCGATGGGTAAGATGGCCTTAACCTTATTCAGGATGGTAGCTGTCGTTTTTGGCGTCTGGTATATCCGGGAAATTTTGCGGAAGAAATACTCGCCGGGATTCATTGTATGTGTAGCCCTCATTTTTGCTGGTGCTTTGGGCAACCTGATCGACAGTATGTTTTACGGACTAATATTTGAGAGCAGCACCTATACTTCAGTTGCAGCTATGTTCCCGGATCATGGCTATGCCGGTTTCCTGCATGGTAAGGTTGTAGATATGTTTTATTTCCCCATCATCAGGTCAACCTATCCTGGTTGGTTCCCTTTTGTTGGCGGGGATGATTTTGAATTTTTTAGCCCGGTATTTAACCTTGCCGATGCTTCAATTTCTGTAGGGGTAATCACCTTATTGATCTTTCAGAAACGGTTTATGTTACCTGTGGTTGAAGAGGCCGACAAGTCTATTGAAACCAATACAAAGGTGAATGACAATGTGCAGGTTTCTTAA
- a CDS encoding TerC/Alx family metal homeostasis membrane protein: MTPEQITYLVFGIVLVVALVFDLGLLSKQSTQITMKKALVQTIFWVLLAMAFFVFMWVEDGRTTALEYLSAYLMEWSLSIDNIFVFILIFSFFRVNEEYVPRALLIGIMMAILFRVIFISIGIVLIERFHWLLYVFGALLLYTGIKMFAAKNDEEVNLSENKVYRFLQRLFPIVSHDGNGKFTVVEGGKRFYTNMFVVIIMLATTDIVFALDSIPAVFAISQNRMVVYTSNIFAVLGLRSLFFLLKGAVNKFAYLQQGIAVVLVFIGIKMLVEFFDIKISVLISLMVIVICISASVVYSISVANRSENNQAENNDIDLH; encoded by the coding sequence ATGACACCTGAACAGATTACCTACCTGGTCTTTGGAATTGTATTAGTGGTTGCACTGGTATTCGACCTGGGGTTGTTAAGTAAACAATCCACGCAGATTACCATGAAAAAGGCCCTTGTACAAACCATTTTCTGGGTTTTGCTGGCTATGGCATTTTTTGTTTTTATGTGGGTGGAAGACGGCCGGACCACTGCACTTGAGTACCTGAGCGCTTACCTGATGGAATGGTCATTAAGTATTGATAATATCTTTGTATTCATCCTGATTTTTTCTTTCTTCCGCGTTAACGAAGAATATGTTCCGCGCGCATTGCTGATCGGTATCATGATGGCCATCTTATTCCGGGTCATTTTTATTTCCATTGGAATTGTCCTTATTGAACGGTTTCATTGGCTCCTCTATGTTTTCGGGGCGCTTTTACTGTATACCGGCATTAAGATGTTTGCTGCAAAAAACGATGAAGAAGTCAATCTTTCAGAGAATAAGGTGTACCGATTCTTACAGCGGTTATTTCCGATAGTTTCACATGATGGTAATGGCAAGTTCACCGTAGTGGAAGGCGGGAAACGATTTTACACCAATATGTTTGTGGTAATAATCATGCTGGCCACAACGGATATCGTGTTTGCACTGGATTCCATACCGGCAGTTTTTGCAATTTCCCAAAACAGGATGGTGGTGTATACTTCGAACATTTTTGCAGTGCTGGGATTGCGGTCACTTTTCTTCCTGCTCAAGGGAGCTGTAAATAAATTTGCTTATCTCCAGCAGGGCATCGCCGTGGTATTGGTTTTCATCGGGATTAAGATGCTGGTTGAATTTTTCGACATCAAGATCTCTGTTCTTATTTCGCTTATGGTGATCGTAATATGTATTTCGGCATCCGTAGTGTATTCCATAAGTGTGGCCAACCGTTCTGAAAATAACCAGGCTGAAAATAATGATATTGACCTGCATTAA
- the fumC gene encoding class II fumarate hydratase, protein MEYRIEKDTMGEVHVPVDAYYGAQTQRSIENFQIAQDTNKMPKEIIRAFAYLKKAAALTNLAAGVLPKEKSDMIGRVCDEILEGKLDAYFPLVVWQTGSGTQSNMNVNEVVAYRGHVLHGGQLSDKEKFLHPNDDVNKSQSSNDTFPTAMHIAAYKMLVETTIPGIEKLRNTLAQKSLEYMQVVKIGRTHFMDATPLTVGQEFSGYVSQLDHGLKAIKNTLAHLSELALGGTAVGTGINTPENYSENVAAHIAALTGLPFVTAANKFEALAAHDAIVEAHGALKTVAVSLMKIANDIRMLSSGPRSGIGELYIPDNEPGSSIMPGKVNPTQCEALTMIAAQVLGNDVSINIGGASGHFELNVFKPMMIYNFLHSARLIGEGCVSFNDKCAVGIEPIEANIKKHVDNSLMLVTALNTKIGYYKAAEIAQKAHKEGTTLKAMAVKLGYLTAEEFDQWVIPGNMVGKI, encoded by the coding sequence ATGGAATATAGAATTGAAAAAGATACAATGGGCGAAGTGCATGTGCCCGTAGATGCCTATTACGGCGCACAAACCCAGCGCAGTATCGAAAATTTCCAGATCGCACAGGATACCAACAAAATGCCGAAGGAAATCATCCGGGCATTTGCCTACCTGAAAAAAGCCGCTGCACTAACCAATCTGGCTGCAGGTGTTCTGCCGAAAGAAAAATCCGATATGATTGGCAGGGTTTGCGATGAGATCCTGGAAGGCAAGCTGGACGCCTATTTCCCGTTGGTGGTATGGCAAACCGGTTCAGGAACGCAAAGCAATATGAACGTCAATGAAGTGGTTGCTTACCGCGGGCATGTACTGCATGGTGGCCAGTTGAGTGACAAGGAAAAATTCCTGCACCCTAATGATGATGTCAATAAATCACAGTCCTCCAACGATACCTTTCCAACAGCAATGCATATTGCAGCCTATAAAATGCTGGTGGAAACAACTATTCCGGGAATTGAAAAATTACGCAATACGCTGGCCCAAAAAAGCCTGGAATATATGCAGGTAGTGAAAATAGGCCGCACCCATTTCATGGATGCCACACCATTAACCGTTGGCCAGGAATTCAGCGGCTATGTTTCGCAGTTAGACCATGGACTCAAAGCCATAAAAAACACGTTGGCCCACCTTTCAGAACTTGCCCTTGGCGGTACGGCAGTTGGAACGGGTATCAATACCCCGGAAAACTATTCCGAAAATGTAGCAGCACATATCGCCGCTTTAACCGGGCTTCCGTTCGTTACTGCTGCAAATAAATTTGAGGCGCTTGCCGCTCACGATGCTATTGTGGAGGCACATGGCGCACTTAAAACCGTGGCAGTAAGCCTGATGAAAATTGCCAATGACATCCGGATGCTGTCCAGCGGACCGCGTTCTGGCATTGGTGAATTATATATTCCCGATAACGAGCCCGGTTCATCAATAATGCCCGGAAAAGTAAATCCAACGCAGTGCGAGGCACTTACCATGATTGCTGCCCAGGTATTGGGCAATGATGTTTCCATCAATATCGGCGGTGCTTCCGGACATTTTGAATTAAATGTTTTCAAACCGATGATGATCTATAATTTCCTGCATAGTGCACGCCTGATCGGCGAGGGCTGTGTAAGTTTTAATGATAAGTGTGCGGTTGGAATAGAACCCATCGAAGCCAATATCAAAAAACATGTCGACAACTCGCTGATGCTGGTCACTGCCTTAAATACAAAAATCGGGTACTATAAAGCAGCTGAAATTGCCCAAAAAGCCCATAAGGAAGGAACCACCCTGAAAGCCATGGCTGTTAAGCTTGGTTACCTTACTGCCGAAGAATTTGACCAATGGGTGATTCCCGGTAACATGGTAGGTAAGATATAG